Part of the Methanobacterium sp. genome, ATTTTATAGCCCTCTTATCCACAAAGTCACATAGCCAATTTTAGGTATTATAAGGGGTGCATCGTTTATAGATACCACCTTTGAAATAATCTGATCTGGATACACAGCCACCGGATCAGGCGAAGGATTATTGTCCCCTTTCGTTACAAAGAATGTGTCTCCTTCTGGAGTTTCTCCAATATAAATAATCCTGTGAATCACAGGCTGCGGGAACCAGGCTGCTTTATAAACAATTATATCTCCGACTTGAGCTGTGCGTGGATTATTATCGATTATTACAATGTCTCCCCGGTATAGAACTGGTTCCATACTTCCAGATACCACCACATTCATGTGCTGGGCCACTATTACTCCAATAAGAATAATAACAATGTATGTTGCTATTTCTTTAATTTTCACTTTTTCACCTGAGCTTTTGACTAATATATTTGAACTTTAAAAGTAATATATCTTACTGATTTTATCTTAAGATGGCTCCATTATCTGCAGAGCTTGCAAGTTTCTGGTACCTGGAAAGCCAGCCCTTAACTTTTTTATCAGGCATTTTCACATCTTCAAGTCTCTTTTTAATTTCACCCTCATCCAGCTCAACATCAAGTTTTCTGGTTATCATATTAATTTTAATAATATCTCCATCTTTTAAGGCAGCTATAGGGCCTTTGACCATGGCCTCAGGAGATACGTGCCCTATACATGGTCCTCGTGTCCCTCCTGA contains:
- a CDS encoding signal peptidase I; translated protein: MKIKEIATYIVIILIGVIVAQHMNVVVSGSMEPVLYRGDIVIIDNNPRTAQVGDIIVYKAAWFPQPVIHRIIYIGETPEGDTFFVTKGDNNPSPDPVAVYPDQIISKVVSINDAPLIIPKIGYVTLWIRGL